ACTGGAAGAGTGAAAGCTAAGATACAAGATTTCATTACTCGTGATAACCTTACTGAGCATGACTTTAGTAATTTGAAGCATTGGTTGGAGGGTGAGAAAAAGGCTTCCAGGCGTGAGAAGTTTGAGAATGGTGAAATAGTATTCAAGGACGCTGATGATAATGATTGGTATTATGAACCAATGAAATCCTTTTCTGAGAAAGGTATTATCATAGGTAACAATGGAATGGTGCGTCCGGGAGATCCTACAAATGGCGCTGAATTTGCTAAGATGATAGTTACGGCTGCGAAGATAGGTGATGATAAAAAGATGGCTGCGAAGACAGGCGATGAATGGTATGAGCAGTACTTATCCAGATTAAAAGAGGCTGGAATATTTTTTGATACTGAACCGTGGGGGCTGGTTACTCGTGAGGTTGTAATCAGTACACTTGTGAAAGCACTTCAGCTTGAGGTCGAGGGGGTTGCTGAACAAGTTTTCAGTGATATTCCAGAGTCGCATCCTGCATTTAAGTCTGTGTTTATTGCTGTGAAATATGGCATAGTTGATAGCAGTAAGGAGAAGTTTAGAGTAGATGACTTTGTCAACCGTGCAGAACTTGCAAAGATGTTGAAGAAAGCTTTGGACGTTGTAGAGATAGAAGGCAGCATAAGATAGATCTCTGTAAAAAATTCAACTTTAATCGAGAGGCCTTCCATAAGGCCTCTCTTTTATGTATCTTTGTAATGTATTAAAAATAACTTAAAACAAAATGGAATCACCAATCTCAACAAATGGTATGCAAGGGGTTCAGTCTGCGGATGCGACGTTTATTAACAAAGTCTATTTCTTTTTTGGTTTAGCAATTTTGATCTCTGCCGGAGGAGTGTATTTTGGTACTGATTACGTGATGGGGATGATAATCGGAGCTCCATGGATGCTTTTTGTGGTATTTGGATTAGAATTGGCATTGATATTTACGTCTAGGATGTGGAGTACAAGAAGACCTCTAAATTACATTTTATTTGCCTTGTTTGCCCTTATGTCAGGTATTACGGTAGTTCCTCTGATAGCTAGTTTTGCGCTCGAATTTGGGGGCTATGAGGTGATTATAAAGGCTTTGGTTGCAACGACATTTATGTTTACTGCAAGTGCTATAATAGGTAGGACGACCGGTAGAAATCTGCAAGGTTTATCTGGCATACTCATGATGGGTATCATAGGTATGATTATTATTGGAGTTCTTAACATATTTTTTCCATGGGGAAATGGATTTGAGATGATTTATTCCGGCTTTGGAGTTCTGCTTTTCTCAGCATTTGTAATGTACGATATTCAGAAGCTAAAACATTATCCGGAGGATCGTTATATAGATGCAGCCTTAGCTCTATATCTAGATATTTTTAATTTGTTTATAAGCATACTCAGATTGATGGGAGCTCTCAGGAGAAATTAATCAAATCTTAAAGCTTCACCATACCCTGTCACCTTCAGGAAGCCTCTGCCCAACTTTCGTCCAACCACTTTACTTTCCTCACCACCGGCAACTTTCACTCGTCCCACCACCTCGTCGCCTCACCACCTTCACTCGTCCCACCACCTGGCAACTTTCCCCCCTTCATCAGAAGAAACCTCTCGTCCATCGAGTGCGCGATGTCATGATGCGCTTTGCAGAATGGCGCCATGAAATATGGATTGTGGCTATGGGTAAGCTCAAATCGCGCCGTGTGATGAATCTGTTCAGCGTTTTTTCCGCAATTCCGCACCGCACATTTTGTGCCGAATTCTTTTTTCAAAATTCCCTTAACTTTTCGTGGTACATATCTTGAAATCTCTTTTTTAGCTATCTCTTGCGCAATCTCTTCTTTCTCCTCCGCGATTTCCTGATTTCTTTTTTGTAAAAATTCATTGAACAATTCGTCTATTTTAAGCCCTTTTTCTTGCAATTCCAAAAGTTGGTTAAGCGTATTTTCGGAAAGATTAAGTTGAATTTTTTTGTGCGCTGACCCGTTTTTCACCACATTTTCAACTCTCATCCCACAATCCACCGCCATCGCCTCAACTTCTCCTTCACTCGTTTTATCATCCTCGATCACCCCACCACTCTGGATCGTCCCACAACTTATTTTCTCACCTCCAAAAGTGTTCACGTGAACACTATGGAGAATTTTGTGGGCTAAAAAGTCAAAATTTCGTAAGTGCCAGTTTTCTGTGTTCCAAATAAAGCAAATCTGTTTTTGTAGGCTCGCGATACATTCCCGCATGTGTAATCTTATGATGAAGCTTGCACAGCGCTATGAGATTGT
This window of the Candidatus Peregrinibacteria bacterium genome carries:
- a CDS encoding Bax inhibitor-1 family protein gives rise to the protein MESPISTNGMQGVQSADATFINKVYFFFGLAILISAGGVYFGTDYVMGMIIGAPWMLFVVFGLELALIFTSRMWSTRRPLNYILFALFALMSGITVVPLIASFALEFGGYEVIIKALVATTFMFTASAIIGRTTGRNLQGLSGILMMGIIGMIIIGVLNIFFPWGNGFEMIYSGFGVLLFSAFVMYDIQKLKHYPEDRYIDAALALYLDIFNLFISILRLMGALRRN